The Alosa alosa isolate M-15738 ecotype Scorff River chromosome 8, AALO_Geno_1.1, whole genome shotgun sequence genome contains the following window.
TATCCAAACACGGGCTTAACgacaacacaaaagaacagaGCATTTTTTACATATAGAACTTTACTATATGATAAAAGCAGAATACCTtagtcaaaaaataatatccatgtaacatgagtgcaactttgaaacattactttaatttccattttaaCAGAAGAATATCTCAGTCATGGTAATATCCACAAACTGTTGTAAACATATGTACATTGTTGCTGCGCAAATTTACATTTTGGCAACTATGTTTCAGCGTtaatctcatctaatgagatgGATGGAACACAGCAAGTCCATTCTTGGTTTAATTGTGGAGACGGCCACACGGAGATCATCCTCCACATTTAGACGCgatctgtatttgtttttaattatgtCAGTGCAGAGAAAGTCTTTTCGCACAGGCATGTGGAACCAAACGGCGTCAGTACGTCCATCGCGGCCTGTGGATATTCCCTCTCGAGTGAAATCCAGAACTCAGCAAGCGTCTTGGAATTAAACTCTGTCTTTAAAGTGCGGTCACATGACAGCTCAACCAATGCGTCCTCCATGCCGGCTGACAGATGACTTTCGGTGGTTACAGTGAATGGTGATCTTATCCAGTCATAATTTTTctgaattttattttttccaaatttatttgatttatggaAATCATTTCGCGACCCACCCCTCGCCGTCCCGTGACCCCCCGGGGGGTCGCGACCCCCactttgggaacccctggtgtAGACACCTCAGGTAttcaaatgtttgtgtgtgtttgtggcagcCATTGGTGGCATTATCACTGTGTTACATAACAGGccattaggcctacatctcTGAGTGGGGCAGACACATCATCCCTTaatcacccaaacacacaaactcactctccTTTACTCAcaatctctccctcacacaaacacaccctctctcccacatacttttttctctctctctctcacacacacacacaaactcactcccctttactcacactctctctcacacatacaccctctctcctgcacactttttctctctctcaaacacacacacacacacacacacactgacccttAGGGCATACTGAGTTGCAGGAAAGTTGCAAACCCCTGGGTGAGGCATTGCGTCCTCTACTTTAACAGCCccactgtgtgaatgtgtgtgtgtgttctgtttgggAGTGACATGCAACTGTATCCGTGTCTCATATTCTAAGCTCTGCCTCTAATCAGGGCTTGCTTGCTGAGTTATTCCCTGGTAAATAGACCGTGATTATCAAAATCTACTCCCCGATGGGTAATTGCGCACAAGGGTTTAGGAGATTACCTTTCCACCAGCAGCCCAAATAGGCCAGACTGTTGTTTGTCTTTAGAAAAAGCAGGTATTCTTTAGAGTCAGTGTGTCTCTACAGTTTTCTGCTGACTGACATTTAATGAAGGACATTGCGCTTGCTATCAAATCCGGATATTTTGTCTCATTCTGTTGCCTGCGCCAAGATCGCgctttgagtttttttttttaaaaaaaaactgaactgaATGGAGATCAGCTTACGCTGTGTCAGTCGAAGAGCTCACAGCTGTGAGCAAAACTGCAGGACGGGTCCTGGGTCAGCTCCGAGTGCACCGTGCCAAAACAAGTTATCAGCACCAGCTGTGGCCGTATGAGTTAGCCGTGCGGGGCTGTCGGGGGAAGGGGAGAGGGCCGGTGCATGGTGACCGGGGAGGGATGCCTGCGTCTGTCCAATCCGCATCGCGCCTGGACAGTCTGTTGAAGAACGCATCGTGGAGGCCCCTCCCACCCGAGCACCACGCTTTAAGAGCGCGCTATGAGCCCCAAATAGCAGGTGTTTGAAATTTGCGGCGACACTGTCAGTCTGTTACAGCGGTTCTAAGTCCCTCAAAAACACGCACACCTCATACACCACCAGACCCACAAAATCGCAATGTCTGCCGGCGCAGAGACCACCACTGAGCTTCTACCTTCCGCGGGACGGGTGTTCTTCCAGCCAGCACCCGGCGTTGGGTGCGCTGTCTCCGGACCCATGGCTCGGGAAGACCCGGTCCAGAAAAAGCAGGGGAAAGTGACAGTGAAGTACGACAGGAAGGAGCTGCGGAAGAGACTGATACTGGAGGAATGGATCATCGAACAGCTAAGCGAGCTGTACGACTGCGAGGTGCGTGAAGAGCCTTAACCACCGAACCCGTTACCGTTACCTGTCTGAGCGGCCTAGCTGTTTTTTTGTGAACCTTACCGGTGTTAAAGAATTAGCTCATGTCTGTCAATGCAAGCAGAACAGCTTCTTGTAAGTAAatagtttgtgtatgtgtgcgcgcattGCTTATGCTTAATCAGTGGATTCAGTCTGATTGGGTACCCGGTTAAATGGTCGCAGGTCTTCATAAAAGGTGACCCCAATAGAAACACTTTGCCACATATTTTTCAGTCGATGTAGTTTTATATTGATAACAGTGCAGACGTTGCTCTAAGGGTGAAGGGAACATTGTCgattgttctctttctctctctctctctctctccctctccgcctGTCTCTCCGCATCCTTCTGCATCGAGTCTGGTTTAAGCATGGGGGGAACCCCAAGCAAAATGATAACTGGAGCCGTAATAATTTGTACTATTTTGCTGGC
Protein-coding sequences here:
- the ppp1r14c gene encoding protein phosphatase 1 regulatory subunit 14C, with product MSAGAETTTELLPSAGRVFFQPAPGVGCAVSGPMAREDPVQKKQGKVTVKYDRKELRKRLILEEWIIEQLSELYDCEEEEMPEVEIDIDDLLEVNNEDERAVKLQESLTDCYKPTEDFVRELLGRIRGMRKLSAPTKKSL